AACACTACCGTCAATAACACCACAAACACTACCGTCAATAACACCACAAACACTACCGTCAATAACACCACAAACACTACCGTCAATTTGATTCCCAAGTTCAGGGAAGACGTAAACAAAAGGCTTTCTCGGGTAAAGGATCAGGTAGAGTCGCTTTCTCAGGGCACCGAAATTAATATAGAGAGGCCGGTTACGGTTCAACAAATCCCAAGCAGGCCAGTAGTGAGGCATGTTGTACTGCCCACAGTGAACTTGCCGAGGTAGGCACTTTATTTTTTCTAATGTATTTGGCTTATGCGTCTTTTTGTTGCAGTAAATATTCCGGATGCGCTTAAGGCAAAAATCGGAGGAATGGCAAAAACACTGGATATGCCCGGCTTAAGGAGAACTTCCGAGAAGAACCTTCACCTCACGCTTAAGTTTCTTGGGGATGTCAGCGAAGATAAGCTGACCGGGGTGGTCGCGGCTTTAAGACGGGTTTCACTTCACCCATTCAAGGCGTCGATTGGCGATTATGGCTTTTTCCCGGACTCCAGAAATATCCGGGTCGTGTGGCTTGGCCTTGCGCGTGGCAGGGAGGAAATGGCAAAACTTCACTGGATAATTGACGAAGCGCTTGCAAGGGAAGGTTTTGCCAGGGAGAGGAATTTTGAGTCACACCTTACGGTTGCAAGAGCCAGTTTTCTGAAAGACAAGGGGCTGCTTTTGCAGCGGATGCAGGGGTTTGATTTTATGGGAGAGTTTGAGGTATCTGGCTTTGACCTTATGGAAAGCTTTCTTAAGCAGGGCGGTCCGGAATATAGGGTGGTTTCAAGCTTTAATCTGGGCTAGAGGATGATTATTATGAGGTATGAAATTGTTCCCTACCGGGGGCGTAAATCGTCTGTCCGGAGACGGTTTGCACTTATTGGAGCAGCCATTCTTCTGATGGCCGTATTGGTGCTGTTTACGACTTGGTTTGAGTACCCCTTTTTTGGCCAAGAAACAAACAGTTCATCTAATCAATCGGATAATAGCACTCAAGCTTTCGGTAGCATGATTTCTTCGGGCTGGACATTAACTTCCTACTGCCTGGCGGATGAGTCTCTTTACCGTGGGCAGAAGGTTGAGATTTTCGATTCAGATGGCGCAACACTTGGGTTTTACCGGAGCGACTTTATAGAGAAAATCCAGATAGAGGGTTCGGGTATAGGTGATGGAGACAGAAATCCCGGGCAGTATATCGCTTACGACTTTGAAATTAATGATGGAAAAACTTGCTACCTTACAGATGAAGTCAGGGGCGCGTTTGGATTGGTTCTTAACGACTGGACTGAAGATTTGCCAAGCATCGCAATAAACCCACCCCTTCCTGCAGGAACAGAGGTTATCCTGGTGGACTTGGGTTCCGATGCTGGTGAAAATACGGCGGAAACCAACCAGCTTCTTTTGAACAGGACGTTTATTGTTCAGGACACCTTTTTTGGCTTTCCCGAAACAGAAAAGAAAATAGATATTTTTATCGGTCGGCAGAAAAGAGTAGACTATTCTGGACCTGAATCATTTTTCATGAAAAATGTCACTGTTTTGATAAAGCTTCCAGAATCTTGATTTTTGATGATCTATCTTACTGGAGTTCTGGACTTGCGCCGGCTAATCTCTGAGTGTCACATTTTTTGGGGAAGCTTGGATATCGGTCGATGCCAGCTTCTTAATAGGTTTTATTTGAAACTAGATTATGGAAATTGCCCGAGCAGTTGTTATTGCACTAGGTATAGTTCTATTTCTGGCGGTTATCCTTGCAGTCCCATATTTTGGGCTTTTTGGTCAAAACTCCAAAAATCCGGAAATTGAATCTAATGCCTCAGTTTCAGATATTGAAGGTCTTTTGAATCAGGATTCCGATTTGCATTTGCCTGAGGAAGAGGCGCCTTTTGAAGGCAGTCAGGAGGAGGTTTTGGAGCCGGCAGAGGAGACGCTTCCTTCATATACGCCGATTGTACTTCCTGATATTGGCTCGGACGTCGTTCTTTACGAGGGCTCAAACGCAACCTGGAACGGAATCTGGATTTACCTGGAGTCTATTGGAGAGTGTGAAGGCGTACCTTATGTGGAGTTCAATATAGGTGCCATTGGGGACGATTACGAGGGAGACGATGGATATCTAGAGTATGGGGGGATAGACATTTATGGGGATGGAATTGTCTGGGCCAAGTCTCTATCTTACTCAGATTCTGGAGAACCCGGAATCGCAATCTTGCACATCTTCCCAATAGTCCAATTAGATGCTTCAATTGGAGACAATGAAACCCTGACTCTCCATGAGGAGGTCTATATCCAGAACGAGACCTCAGAAAAAATATGTGGGTATGAATTTTACTTTGAATCCATCGAGGATGGGCAGGCATTTATGGGTATAGGGTCGGAAAAGGGACTTTATGAAGCTGGGGAAGTTTATGCTCTTTCCGGTACAGGGCATAAATTTAAGTCTGAAGATGGGGAGTTTGAATATTATGCTACTGAGCTGAAATTCAGGCCTGAGTTTATGGTTCGGGGAAGCGATGGAAAGGCCTGGGTTGTGATTGATGCAGTTTGCGCCCTTGTTGTCAGTTGACTGGGGCATTAAGGTGTGCTTATCCAAGGCAATCTGCCAATTTGAAGATTTACACCCAGTTAATTAATGGCAGACCCAATCCTCCCTAAGGGCTTTAAGGAAAAATACTCGCAGATTCTTGGAGAGAGAAACCCAGAGTTCCTGAAGTTCTGTGCAATGCCCCTCAAAAAGACCGTGAGGGTCAATACCCTTAAAGTTGATGATGTGCCTGGATACCTGAAACTTCTGAAGGAAAGGGGCTGGATTCTTGAAAAAATCCCCTGGTGCGATTATGCCTTTAACGTCTCAAACATCGAGCCAGGAAAGACGGAGGATTACTTTTTTGGAAAAATCTACGTGCAGGAGGCGGCAAGCTTGCTTCCCTCCCTGGTTTTAGCCCCAAAAGAGCATGAGTTTATTCTTGATATGTGCGCAGCGCCCGGAAGCAAGACAACGCACCTGGCGCAGCTTATGAAGAACACCGGCTGCATTGTCGCTAACGACGTCAACTACAAGCGGCTTAAGGCGCTGGGATTTAATATCGAGCTTACCGGCGCCCTAAATACGGTTCTTACCGAGATGGATGCAACTAGAATAAATCTTGAGGAGCGCTTTGACAGGATTCTTATTGATGCCCCCTGCACCTGTGAGGGGACTGTCAGAAAGGACTGGAAGGCGCTCTCGAAGTGGAATCTCAGAGTGTGCCGCTATATGGCTTCCCGTCAAAAGCAGATGCTGAAAATCGGGGCAAAAGCCCTCAAAGCAGGCGGCACTATGGTTTATTCCACCTGCACCCTTTCACCTGAGGAAAATGAGGGAGTTGTTGATTATGGTATAAAAGAGTTGGAGTTGGTTCCCGAAAAGGTTTCCCTCAATGGCCTGAAGACTTCAGATTGCCTAACCGAGTGGGACGGAAAAACCTTTGACGAGGGAGTGAGAAAAGCAGCGCGGATATGGCCCCAGGATAACGACACTGAGGGATTTTTTTTGGCGAGGTTTAAGAAAGAATGAGCGCGGGAAGGGATTTTATGCGGTTTTTGGAGGAACGGTTCGGGCTTCATAAGGGAATCTTCTCCAAGTTTTCATTTCATGAAACAAGTGACAAGGTTTACGTGCTTTCGGTTGACATTCCAGGTGTTGACTTGTCGGGCCTTCGGGTATTTAGTATAGGCATAACTGCCGGGAGGCAGTTTGACAAGTCCGCAAGGTACAAGCCGACAACAAACCTTCTGCAGATTTTCGGGAAATTTGCTACTCGTAATATTGTGGACATTACCGACGAGGAAAAAGAGGATTATATGCGCGGCCTTGACATCGAAAAGGAAGCAGATGTTGAAGAGGGTTATGTGATTGTTCGGCACGGAAAAGACATTCTCGGTTGCGGGCTTTATTCAAAGGGGAGCATAAAAAACCAGGTGCCAAAGGCAAAGCGGATGGCATTGAGGTAAGAATATGGTGTTCAATTGCCCTCCCGAATGTGATTGGGTGCACCCCAAATACTATTCTTATAAAGGAGTGCCTGGAGCGCACAGGGGGCTCATATTTGTTTTTGAGGCAGATGCAGGTTTTTGGGAGAAGGTTCTCTCTATTTTTAACAAAGATGACCTTTTAAGCCCCCCGGTAAGGTATAGGGAACCTAGGCCTCATTGCACAATCTCAGGCAGGATATATGACGATGTGCCTTTTTCCATTCTGTTGGATGCTTTGCAGGGCTCTTCTTGTTTGGATACTCCGGCTGTTTTTCCAAAAACCCTGGACTTTTTAAGAGATAATGTGGGGGACGCAGTATATCTGAAGCTTGAAGAGGATTCGTTTTGGCACGCCAAGGACAGTGTTTTGCCTTGGGATGCGTCTTGCCAGCAATATGTTCCGCACATTACGCTGACACATGTTGGTTCAGGTAAAGGCAAGGACTACTGTGCGGAGCTTAGTGATTTTGGAGTTAATCCTGCTAAATTAAATGCCTTGGGAATTAAGTACAATCTTTCTCGAAGAATGGATGCTTGCTATAACCTTCGCTCCAAAAACGTGACGGTTTATAGGCATAAGGGCCGGTAGTGCCATAAGACTGGCGTGACAGTTCACAATCTACCTCTGGGGGGGTAATGTTTTAGTGTGCTGAGTTGGGCATTGCGCTGAGCGGGTTTTTCGGGCCTGCAATAAAGATTGGCTATATATAGTGGAGAATTTAAGTATTATTACGCAGGATGGGATACGTCTCTTCAGTTGTATTTGACTCGGTTGACCGAGGGATGCTAACCGGACCTATAGAGCTGGGCAATTATGGCCATCGTCCGGAAAAATTTAAGTTGCCGGGTTCAGAGAACAGCTACCTGCATGTGCGTGGTGGTCAGGCCATGGAGATGAATATTGGGCAGAAGGAGACTGGTGTGGTGGTTTCTAGGTACGATTCAACGGGCAAAAAGTTTGGAGATGTCGTTGGTTGTGTCCTGCCTGCAGGCGAGGACCCTAATAACGCGATTTCTGCGCTTTCTAATGCATTGCCAAAGCCTCTGACCCAGTACAAGGTCTCTGTTTTGCCGGGACCCCCTGGTAGCATAGCAGGTCGTGACGTAATGGGGTCTGTAAACGCTCTTAGGAGTGTCGAGAACGCACTCCTTGATGCGGGATTTAGTTACGAAAAGCAGAATCCAGGGGGTGAGGGATTGGTTGGCGAAATTATTCCAAATAAACTCCAACCCAGCGACTTTCCTTCTGCTGACCATTCAGAGGTGTTAGTTAAGCCGGGCATATACACCAAGATAGAGTATGAGCCCACTCGAAAGGATGGTTCGCCGATTAACCACACAAACATAAACCTCCGTTACTGGTAGACCCAAGCTCATTTATTAATCCTCTCTAAAATTATGGGACTTTTAGGCGGAGAAGAGTTAATCGTTCCTGATACGTCGATTTTGATTTCAAGGAAATTGACGCAGATGATTGACAAGGGAGAACTTAAGAATGTCAAAGTGCTTGTGCCTGAGTTTGTGCTTGACGAGCTTCAGGCGCAGGCAAGCAAAGGCAAGGAAATTGGTTTTTTGGGCCTCGAGGAAATAAAGGATCTCCGGAAGAGGAAGATAAAGCTGGAATTTGTGGGCAGAAAGCCCACCCTGGACGAGATAAAACTTGCCAAGTCCGGCCGGATAGACAATTTAATCAGGGAAGTCGCGCAGGAGAAGAAGGCGACCCTTTACACAAAAGACCTGGTGCAGGCGGTTATCGCTGAGGTTTATAACGTCAAGGTAAAGTACATTAAAGACGACAAAGCCCCAGAGGAGTTGGACTTTATCCCGCACCTTACAAAGAGCACAATGTCGCTTCATTTCAAGGTCGGCTGCCTTCCCTACGCAAAGAGGGGAAGCCCTAAGAAGTGGAAGATTGAGCGCATCGGAAAGGAAAAGCTGTCCAAAAAGAAGTTTGATGCGCTTGCCAATTCCGTCCTGAGATCTATTAGAGGCCAGGAGCACTGCTTTGTGGAGTTCGAGGAGTATGGAGCCATGGTTCTGCAGGTCAGGGACATGCGAATTGCCATCACCCGCCCACCTTTTTCTGAAGGCGAAGAGATAACGATTGTCCGGCCGATTGTAAAGCTTACGCTTGATGACTACAAGCTTTCAGACAAGCTTAAAAACAGAATAGGTAAATCTGCTGAAGGCGTTATTATCGCAGGTCCTCCTGGAAGCGGAAAATCGACTCTTGCGGCAAGCCTGGCGGAGTTCTATCATTCACTTGGAAAGGTCGTAAAGACCATGGAGCAGCCAAGGGACTTGCAGGTGAACCCAGAAATCACCCAGTATGCTCCCCTTGCCAAAGACTTTGGGCGGACTGCTGAGATTCTTCTGCTTGTCAGGCCGGATTACACAATCTATGACGAGCTTAGGTCTGTTCGGGATTTTCACATCTTCTCCGACATGCGCCTTGCCGGAGTTGGAATGGTTGGCGTGGTTCATGCGTCGAGCCCTGCTGATGCTGTCCAGAGGTTCATAAACAAGGTTGAGCTTGGAATGCTTCCAAACATAGTAGACACGATAATTTTCGTTGACAAGGGAAAAATCGAGGAGGTTTTTTCACTTAAGATAGCTGTTAAAGTCCCGGCAGGAATGAAAGAGCAGGACCTTGCAAGGCCGGTAATTGAGGTAAGGTCTTTTGAAACCGAAGAGCTCAGGTACGAGATTTACGTTTTTGGGGATGAAACGGTGGTGATGCCCTTTTCGGCCTCTGGGAAGGAAGGCGCAATTGATTCTCAGGGGGGATTGGTCGGGCTTGCCGTGAGTGCGATTGAAAGGGAGGTTTCAAAGTACGACAAGCGTCCGATTGTCGAGCCGCTTTCTGATGGCTCGGTGAGGGTTTATGTTTCAAAGAAGTCAATTGCAAAGATTATTGGAAAGGGCGGAAAGAATATTGAGAAGCTTCAGGAAAAGCTTGGCGTCCATATTGACTTGGCTGAAAAGTAGATCCTTTGACAGGAATTTTAAGCAGTTTGATTTGCAAACTGGGCACTTGTAAAGGTCAATAAGGTTTTCCTGAAGAATATTTAAATTTTATCTGGACTTATTTCTTCTTCTTTTCAAGCTTTGCGACATTCAGTTTTGTCTGAAGGAACACGTCCGGGTTGACCGAAATGGTGTCGATCTTGTTGTCCAGAAGGAACTTTACGTACTCGGGGTACTTTGAAGGCGCCTGTCCGCATATCCCAACCGGCCGCTTGTATTTGTGGGCGACTTTTATGAGGTTCTCTATTGAAATTTTTACTGCGTCATTTCTTTCGTCAAAAGCGAGGCCCTCATTGTCCCTGTCCATTCCAAGAGTAAGCTGTGTCAGGTCGTTTGAGCCGATCGAAAACCCGTCAAAGATTTTCGCAAACTGGTCGGCCAAAATGATGTTTGAGGGAATCTCCGCCATCACATATACCTTAAGCTCTTTTCTGAGCCCTGCTTCCTCGATGATTTTCAGGACATTTTTTCCTTCATCGATTGTCCTGCAGAAGGGAATCATGACATCTACATTCTTAAGCCCCATTTGCCTTCTGACTTTCTTTATTGCCTCAAGCTCCAGCATGAATGCCGGCTTGAATTTGGGGTCAATGTACCTTGAAGCGCCACGCCAGCCCATCATAGGGTTTGACTCCATTGGCTCGTATTCTTTTCCGCCCTTAAGGTTCGCATATTCATTTGTCTTGAAGTCAGAGAACCTTACAATAATCTGCCCCGGATGAACCGAAACTGCCAAAAGCGCAATGCCTTCTGCAAGCTTGTCGATGTACTCCTGTGACTTTCCGTTCTTTATGGCGTAAAGCGGGTGCATCTCTATGTGAGATGCGATAATGTTTTCCTCCCTTGCCAGCCCTACGCCATCCGGCTGGAATGAAGCAAGGTCGAACGCCTTTTCAGGGGTTGCAAGTATAAACATGACTTTTGTCTTGGTCTTTGGAAGGTCGTCCAGGGAAATCTTATTTACCTCGAAATCAATCTTTCCATTATAAACTGCGCCAGAGGACCCTGTTGTGTCAATGGTTACGACCTGGCCGTCTTTAAGGACTCTCATGGCTCCTTCAGCGCCGACAATGCAGGGAACTCCAAGCTCCCTCGAAACAATTGCTGCGTGGCTTGTTGAGCCGCCCCTTTCAGTAATGATGCCGGCTGCAATTTTCATTATTGGCTCCCAGTCGGGGTTTGTAATCGAACTTACCAAAACTTCGCCTGGCTTGAACTTTCCAATCTCACTTATGTTCTTGATGATGTGGACTTTTCCGGAACTTATCTTCTTTCCAACTGAAATCCCCTGGAGGATTGTTTTTCCACTTCCCTTAAGTTTGTACTCCTCGATGACCTTGTGCTTTGACTTGTTCGAGTGGACTGTTTCAGGCCTTGCCTGGACAATATATAATTTTCCGTCGACCCCGTCCTTTGCCCATTCTATGTCCATTGGGGTCTTGTAATGTGCCTCAATTGCCATTGCATATTTCCCGAGCTCTTCAACTTCCTTGTCGGAAAGCACGAATGCCCTGACTTCAGAAGCAGGAACTTTTGCTTCCTTTGTGCCGGTTTTTCCATAGATAAGCTTGATTTTTTTCTCGGATGGCTTTTTCATTATGACTTTTCCTGTTGGCTTGAAAACATAGAATGAGTCTGGCTTCACCGTTCCCTGTACAATGTACTCGCCAAGCCCCCAGATTCCGTCAATGCTCACCACATTGTTAAACCCCGTGTTCGGGTCAATCGTAAACATGACACCTGAACAGGCAAGGTCAGACCTCACCATTTTCTGGACGGCTATGGAAAGCTTGACTGAGAACTGGTCAAAACCCTTGTCTGCCCTGTAAGAGATTGCCCTGTCAGTAAAGAGAGATGCGTAGCCCCTGACGACACATTCCAGAAGCTCCTTTTCGGTCTGGACATTTAAGTAGGATTCCTGCTGGCCTGCAAAGCTTGCGTCAGGCAGGTCTTCGGCAGTTGCAGACGACCTTACGGCGACACTGCCCTTGCTTCCGGCAAGAAGCCCTTTGAACGCAACCAGGATTTCATTTTCCAGCTTTTCAGGAAGCTTTGATTTTTCTATGATGGACCTGACCGCTTTTCCCTTGCTCCTCAGGTTGTTCATATTGGTTGTGTCAAGGTCTTTCAAAAGTTCCTTAATCATCCTGTCAAGGTTGTTTTCCTTTATGAATAAGTCGTAAGCTTCAGCAGTGATTGCAAAGCCGTTTGGAATCCTTACTCCTTTTTTTGACAATTTGCAATACATTTCACCAAGCGACGCATTCTTGCCTCCAACAATCGGGACATCCTTGTACGAGATTTGTGAAAAGGGTATTATCAATTTCATAATAATATTGAAAAAAGTATATATACTCTTTGGAGATTTTTTGTTTCAAGAATCGCTAGTTTTTGTAAATTCTTTTAATAGCATCAATCCAGAATTTTACAAGTTCCCTGTCGGTGTCGATGAGGAGAACCTGCCTTAAGCGGGTGGGCTTGTGGAGGGAGATTTCCTGGACCATTATTTCGGCGGCTTTTTCTTTTGGAAAATTCCCCACTCCTGTTCCCATGCCGGGAAAGGCAATTTTGTCTGAGCAGTTTTCCTCTGCGCATTTCAGGGCGGCTTGGGTTGCCTTTCGAAGGTCATCTTCTTTTGCCCTGCTGATTGGTTTTTTCATTGTAGGGGCGTGGATTACGAGCCGGGCTTTTAGCTTTCCGCCGCTTGTGGCAACTGCGCTTCCCACCGGAATAGGCGCGTGTCTTACTGCCTCTTCTTCTATCCTGCGCCCGCCTTTATCCAGAATGGCTTTGGCTACTCCTCCCCGCATCGTTCCATAGCTGTTTGCCGGGTTTACGATAGCATCAACGCCTGCTTCGGTAAGGTCTCCTTGCCATGCCTTGACTTCTAAAATCATCTTTATTTTCTCTTCCTGGAGCCGGCCTTGAACGGCGAACTTGTTTTTTGCCCTCTTCCTTGCTTTTTATCCCCAGTTCAATCTCCTCTCTTGTGGTTTCCTTCAAGTCACCTTCCTTTATGCCTGTGAGATTAATCTCCCCGATTTTTACCCTTATGAGCCGGAGGATTTTGTAGTTCAAGGCCTCCATCATCTTTCGGATAATCCGGTTCCTGCCTTCGTGAATTGTAATTTCAAAAACCTTGGGGTTTTCATGCACATTGATGCCCGAAACTTCTACAGTTTTCCCTTCAACTTCGACTCCCATGCGGATTTTTCTCTGGTCTTTTTCCTTCAGGGGCTTTCCCAGGACGACTCTGTAGGTTTTCTTGACTTCGAAGCTTGGGTGGGTAATCCTGTTAGAAAGCGCCCCGTCATTTGTAAGAATTATCAGCCCTTCAGAGTCGTAATCGAGCCGCCCGACAGAAAATATCCTCTCCCGTATCCCTTTTTCCTTGAGGAGATCCTTTACGCAGGGACGGCCAAACTCGTCGCTCATGGTTGTCACATAGCCCTTTGGCTTGTACAGGAGGAAATAGAGCTTTTTTTCCAGGCGCAATGTTCTTCCGCTGACGGTTATCCGGTCTGTTTTGGGGTCAGCTTTCTGCCCCAATTCCGCCACTTTTCCGTTAACTCTCACCTTCCTTGCCATTATCAACTCTTCGGCTTTTCTCCTTGAACAGATTCCCGCCCGCGCAATGAGCTTTTGAATTCTCTCTTCCATAACTTATTTATCTTCTGCAAGAATAGGCATATGCACTAGAAATATGTATTTATATAGAGATAGTATATAATGATAAAGGAAGTATTGTTTATCGGAAGTGGTGAGCAAGAAATGGCCCTTGCAACTTCGCTTGGACCTTCAGTGGATATACGATACGGCTGCCCGGATCTTGAGTCTAAAGGTTTGGAACCTTTTCATGGGATGGGGGGATACCAAAAAATATATGATTTGTTTAAGTCCGTGCGAAATAATGGTTGCGATGCCATCATAATAGGCCAGGGCTATGAAGATGCCCTTTCGCTTACGCCCAATCCCTTGAAGGGCTTGAAGGTTCCGGTTATACACTTCAATCCAGACTATCCCGATGCACTTGTTTACACGACTGCAAAACCTCCCTATTTCGATGAAGATTCATCAAGGGTTGATACATTCATTGGAGGTTATATTGAGCCAAGCACATTTTATCTGGCCATTAAAAGAGCGGGAGGCATTAGGGCTGATAAGCTTATCCAAAAGCGGTTTGGCTAGTTCAGCTGCCAGATGTAGAAATTAAGCACAGTTGCAAAAAGCACCCAAACTAGATAGGGCATCATCAGGTACGCCGCCCGCCTGTCAATTATCCAGAATTCCCAGGTCGTGACAATTATTGCAACTACGAGGAGCATTATGCAGATAAATGCAGCCGGGGGGCTTTTAAGCCCGAAGAAAAGGATTGACCACAGTATGTTTAGCCCCAGCTGCGCGCCAAAAGCATAAAATCCTCTCTGGGCGTCCAGCGTTTTCAGCCCGTCTTTTATGATGAGGTATAGGGCGAGGCCCATGAGCGTGTAAAGCAAAAGCCATACGGGCGCGAAAACCCAATTTGGGGGGCTAAACCACGGCTTGCTAAGCCCTGCGTACCAGGTGGGAATTGCGGGGGTTGTCGCAAAGGAGCCAATGAAGCCAGCCGCCTGGCAGGCAAGTATCGAGCCCAGAAGCTTTGGCCAATCCACTTTTTCAGCCACCATAACTTACCTGTGCTTTAATTGTATTCTTTTTGTATGGTTTTGGGGCATAGTTTTATATGCACTTTCTTGGAACAACTTTATGGCAATTGAGTACATTAAGTCCAGATTAACTCCTCCTGGAATGCCCAGCGAAGGAAATGCCTTGCAGAAGGCAAAAGATTGGTATGTTCTTTCGTTTGGAGAAAACCCGCGTAAGGAGTCTCTTGAATCCGGACTGGAGGGGCTGGATACTGGAGTGATGAGCCATAACCTCTGGAAAGCGAAGTATGGTGCGCGTCTTTTGCCTCCAGGCACAAGAGAAAGGGTTACCGATGAAATTTACAGAAGGGCCGCTTATGGCTCAACAAAGAGGGTTATTGATGCTGGCAACGTACTTTCGCATGGTGTGTTCAGGCAAGAGGAAAAATGCTGTCCCTGTATTCCCTCTATTAGGGGACTTACCGAAAGATTGCTTTTAGAGGGGTATAATTTCAAAACAACCTGCGACCCTCAAGAGATTATTGGACCCATACTTGAGGACCGGGCGGGGTTTTCTGAAGGAAACCTATTTGCAGAAGAGGATTTGTTTTCAAAATCTTCAAACGATTTTGCAAGAGATTTATTGGAACGTTCTCTTCGCACGGGAAGGTCTAAGGACGCTGGACTTATCCCGCATTATGTAAATTGGGCGTCATTAGAGAGGTCGAATAAACTTGGAGACTCGGAACTTTCCGAAGAAGTTGCGCGTAATCTCAGAGTTGCACTGGAAGTTGGGATAATCAGCAAGGAGGACTATCAGAACTATGTGCTCAGGTATGAAGGAGCAATCCTTTCAGCAAAGGATACTCTTGATGATTATTATAGAAGAGAACTGGATTTTTTCAAGTAGCATATTTATCAAATTCTATTAATTTTATGCCTAAGACCGTTTTGGTGTTTGGAACCTTTGACATTTTCCACCCCGGCCACGAATTTTTCCTGAAAGAAGCCAAAAAGCACGGCGACACGCTGGAAGTCGTGGTGGCGCGCGACAAGACCGTGGAAGAGGTCAAGGGAATGGCGCCAAGAAATGAC
The sequence above is drawn from the Candidatus Aenigmatarchaeota archaeon genome and encodes:
- the thpR gene encoding RNA 2',3'-cyclic phosphodiesterase, whose amino-acid sequence is MRLFVAVNIPDALKAKIGGMAKTLDMPGLRRTSEKNLHLTLKFLGDVSEDKLTGVVAALRRVSLHPFKASIGDYGFFPDSRNIRVVWLGLARGREEMAKLHWIIDEALAREGFARERNFESHLTVARASFLKDKGLLLQRMQGFDFMGEFEVSGFDLMESFLKQGGPEYRVVSSFNLG
- a CDS encoding RsmB/NOP family class I SAM-dependent RNA methyltransferase; translated protein: MADPILPKGFKEKYSQILGERNPEFLKFCAMPLKKTVRVNTLKVDDVPGYLKLLKERGWILEKIPWCDYAFNVSNIEPGKTEDYFFGKIYVQEAASLLPSLVLAPKEHEFILDMCAAPGSKTTHLAQLMKNTGCIVANDVNYKRLKALGFNIELTGALNTVLTEMDATRINLEERFDRILIDAPCTCEGTVRKDWKALSKWNLRVCRYMASRQKQMLKIGAKALKAGGTMVYSTCTLSPEENEGVVDYGIKELELVPEKVSLNGLKTSDCLTEWDGKTFDEGVRKAARIWPQDNDTEGFFLARFKKE
- the tadA gene encoding Flp pilus assembly complex ATPase component TadA, with protein sequence MGLLGGEELIVPDTSILISRKLTQMIDKGELKNVKVLVPEFVLDELQAQASKGKEIGFLGLEEIKDLRKRKIKLEFVGRKPTLDEIKLAKSGRIDNLIREVAQEKKATLYTKDLVQAVIAEVYNVKVKYIKDDKAPEELDFIPHLTKSTMSLHFKVGCLPYAKRGSPKKWKIERIGKEKLSKKKFDALANSVLRSIRGQEHCFVEFEEYGAMVLQVRDMRIAITRPPFSEGEEITIVRPIVKLTLDDYKLSDKLKNRIGKSAEGVIIAGPPGSGKSTLAASLAEFYHSLGKVVKTMEQPRDLQVNPEITQYAPLAKDFGRTAEILLLVRPDYTIYDELRSVRDFHIFSDMRLAGVGMVGVVHASSPADAVQRFINKVELGMLPNIVDTIIFVDKGKIEEVFSLKIAVKVPAGMKEQDLARPVIEVRSFETEELRYEIYVFGDETVVMPFSASGKEGAIDSQGGLVGLAVSAIEREVSKYDKRPIVEPLSDGSVRVYVSKKSIAKIIGKGGKNIEKLQEKLGVHIDLAEK
- the ppsA gene encoding phosphoenolpyruvate synthase; the protein is MKLIIPFSQISYKDVPIVGGKNASLGEMYCKLSKKGVRIPNGFAITAEAYDLFIKENNLDRMIKELLKDLDTTNMNNLRSKGKAVRSIIEKSKLPEKLENEILVAFKGLLAGSKGSVAVRSSATAEDLPDASFAGQQESYLNVQTEKELLECVVRGYASLFTDRAISYRADKGFDQFSVKLSIAVQKMVRSDLACSGVMFTIDPNTGFNNVVSIDGIWGLGEYIVQGTVKPDSFYVFKPTGKVIMKKPSEKKIKLIYGKTGTKEAKVPASEVRAFVLSDKEVEELGKYAMAIEAHYKTPMDIEWAKDGVDGKLYIVQARPETVHSNKSKHKVIEEYKLKGSGKTILQGISVGKKISSGKVHIIKNISEIGKFKPGEVLVSSITNPDWEPIMKIAAGIITERGGSTSHAAIVSRELGVPCIVGAEGAMRVLKDGQVVTIDTTGSSGAVYNGKIDFEVNKISLDDLPKTKTKVMFILATPEKAFDLASFQPDGVGLAREENIIASHIEMHPLYAIKNGKSQEYIDKLAEGIALLAVSVHPGQIIVRFSDFKTNEYANLKGGKEYEPMESNPMMGWRGASRYIDPKFKPAFMLELEAIKKVRRQMGLKNVDVMIPFCRTIDEGKNVLKIIEEAGLRKELKVYVMAEIPSNIILADQFAKIFDGFSIGSNDLTQLTLGMDRDNEGLAFDERNDAVKISIENLIKVAHKYKRPVGICGQAPSKYPEYVKFLLDNKIDTISVNPDVFLQTKLNVAKLEKKKK
- a CDS encoding macro domain-containing protein, producing MILEVKAWQGDLTEAGVDAIVNPANSYGTMRGGVAKAILDKGGRRIEEEAVRHAPIPVGSAVATSGGKLKARLVIHAPTMKKPISRAKEDDLRKATQAALKCAEENCSDKIAFPGMGTGVGNFPKEKAAEIMVQEISLHKPTRLRQVLLIDTDRELVKFWIDAIKRIYKN
- a CDS encoding rRNA pseudouridine synthase, whose protein sequence is MEERIQKLIARAGICSRRKAEELIMARKVRVNGKVAELGQKADPKTDRITVSGRTLRLEKKLYFLLYKPKGYVTTMSDEFGRPCVKDLLKEKGIRERIFSVGRLDYDSEGLIILTNDGALSNRITHPSFEVKKTYRVVLGKPLKEKDQRKIRMGVEVEGKTVEVSGINVHENPKVFEITIHEGRNRIIRKMMEALNYKILRLIRVKIGEINLTGIKEGDLKETTREEIELGIKSKEEGKKQVRRSRPAPGRENKDDFRSQGMARRPYRSRR
- a CDS encoding tryptophan-rich sensory protein produces the protein MVAEKVDWPKLLGSILACQAAGFIGSFATTPAIPTWYAGLSKPWFSPPNWVFAPVWLLLYTLMGLALYLIIKDGLKTLDAQRGFYAFGAQLGLNILWSILFFGLKSPPAAFICIMLLVVAIIVTTWEFWIIDRRAAYLMMPYLVWVLFATVLNFYIWQLN